A stretch of Saccharothrix texasensis DNA encodes these proteins:
- a CDS encoding RtcB family protein, with translation MEQISKRLVNWASILEPGTREQAERAARMPFIHPHLALMPDAHLGKGATVGSVIPTLGAIIPAAVGVDIGCGMIAVRTQFTRDDFRSRPLAPLREAIEDAVPLSAGKYNTRLTDTARDRVDVLARRAEAAGFDPGSYAGNWELQLGTLGSGNHFIEVTLDETGRVWLFLHSGSRGVGNKIAQKHIRIAHEQCRRRWIDLPDPDLAYLVEGEDEFWRYIREMRWAQDFAWSNREEMMDRVVDRVADWTGREVERQEVVNCHHNYTEQETHFGKEVWLSRKGAINAEKGRAGLIPGSMGTASYVVVGKGNPVSLNSSPHGAGREYSRSAARRAFDRDDLRKAMVGIEYRDTDAFIDEIPAAYKDIDVVMRDARDLVEVRHTLRQIVNVKGD, from the coding sequence GTGGAGCAGATCAGCAAGCGACTGGTGAACTGGGCGTCCATCCTGGAGCCGGGCACCCGCGAGCAGGCGGAGAGGGCCGCGCGGATGCCGTTCATCCACCCGCACCTGGCGCTCATGCCGGACGCGCACCTGGGGAAGGGCGCCACGGTCGGCAGCGTCATCCCCACCCTGGGCGCGATCATCCCGGCGGCCGTCGGCGTGGACATCGGCTGCGGCATGATCGCGGTGCGCACCCAGTTCACCCGGGACGACTTCCGCTCGCGCCCGCTCGCCCCGCTTCGCGAGGCGATCGAGGACGCCGTGCCGCTGTCGGCGGGGAAGTACAACACGCGGCTGACCGACACCGCGCGCGACCGCGTCGACGTGCTCGCCCGCCGTGCGGAGGCGGCCGGCTTCGACCCCGGCTCCTACGCGGGCAACTGGGAGTTGCAGCTCGGCACCCTCGGCAGCGGCAACCACTTCATCGAGGTCACGCTGGACGAGACCGGGCGGGTGTGGCTGTTCCTGCACTCCGGGTCGCGCGGCGTGGGCAACAAGATCGCCCAGAAGCACATCCGGATCGCGCACGAGCAGTGCCGCCGCCGGTGGATCGACCTGCCCGACCCGGACCTGGCCTACCTGGTCGAGGGCGAGGACGAGTTCTGGCGCTACATCCGGGAGATGCGCTGGGCCCAGGACTTCGCCTGGTCCAACCGCGAGGAGATGATGGACCGGGTCGTCGACCGCGTGGCCGACTGGACCGGCCGCGAGGTGGAGCGGCAGGAGGTCGTGAACTGCCACCACAACTACACCGAGCAGGAGACCCACTTCGGCAAGGAGGTGTGGTTGTCCCGCAAGGGCGCCATCAACGCCGAGAAGGGCCGGGCGGGCCTCATCCCGGGCTCGATGGGCACCGCGTCGTACGTCGTGGTCGGCAAGGGCAACCCGGTCTCGCTGAACTCCTCGCCCCACGGTGCCGGCCGCGAGTACTCCCGCTCGGCCGCGCGCCGCGCGTTCGACCGGGACGACCTGCGCAAGGCGATGGTCGGTATCGAGTACCGCGACACCGACGCGTTCATCGACGAGATCCCGGCGGCTTACAAGGACATCGACGTCGTGATGCGCGATGCGCGCGATCTGGTCGAAGTGCGCCACACGCTGCGCCAGATCGTCAACGTCAAGGGCGACTGA
- a CDS encoding AfsR/SARP family transcriptional regulator — MEFKILGKTRLRVAEKDVDLGSAKQRAVLALLLYHVGQPVGIGTIAQAVWPDEDPSGMRGRLQPLISRLRGVLGRTGLDRSIDREGDAYLLDVDREFVDYHRFRKLAEMGRAAASAGDHARAKAVLRDALARWQGRPLQDVESMWADHLRYQMDTFDRLTAHYALVESLNALGEHVEAMGEAGRLAQEHELDEVLARLYMRSLEGQGKYAAALEYHERFCERLFEATGAEQGPELRAVYQSIVGKQAGTATTSTKPHQVPPRQLPRRARTFIGREDLLAALDALLDGPDGGRGQVVALHGMPGVGKTGLAIHWGRTRADRFPDGQLFLDLRGFGRGTAMTAEDASGVLLASLGVTHIPTTGAERAAALHRALGDRKVLLVLDDARHSPQVRPLLGAATNCFTIVTSRTRPWGLGLHDDVHLLAVPPLSFDESIELLRRKIGASRTDAEPSALWALASRLDGHPMAVKIIAQHVANRPQVPIGFLVEEYATQEGLGILGSLDDSDDDSASLAFAFGVSYRDLPTETARVFRLLGLHPTAEFSSAAASALTERPEHDVVVHLRTLTKANLLQYTTHGRFRLHDLLHDYALDRVRTEESAHQRQAALSGLLTWQLAGAIGLERALNAHDDPVPLLPGMTLDAVPRFADENDALAWFSTERANLVAAVPHAFRHGFAGHAWRIAANIDRALDRTGAYRDLAAVERVAADAARSTGDLEGQCGSLLNLGTAHYRLGEYDEAVQHTQEALSIAQRTENVEFTEIAVHNLASAHRERGDVRVALSLYESALELHRATGQRSLEASTLDQMAAAYQRLDRVDEAVELYRGALALRRTIKHRHGEGTTLTALGKLHHQRRELDDALRCLEAALEINLSTGERARTVEALVALARVHYDRKAHDRTIELCRRALELSTDLDVTRERAQALFLLGHAHAVIGDQAEAERRWREAAPLLADSDLTEKMHTELGAPEFMRNRPDAIPDPRSHLSPRNSNKPVRDDRHSNVKGTPFDQGKKSHPIE, encoded by the coding sequence GTGGAATTCAAGATCCTGGGCAAGACCCGATTACGCGTGGCGGAGAAGGACGTGGACCTCGGGTCCGCGAAGCAGCGCGCCGTTCTGGCGCTGCTGCTCTACCACGTCGGCCAACCCGTCGGCATCGGCACGATCGCGCAGGCGGTGTGGCCCGACGAGGACCCCTCCGGCATGCGAGGAAGACTCCAACCCCTGATCAGCCGCCTGCGCGGGGTGCTGGGCCGAACCGGGCTCGACCGGTCGATCGACCGGGAGGGCGATGCCTACCTGCTCGACGTCGACCGCGAATTCGTCGACTACCACCGGTTCCGCAAATTGGCGGAAATGGGCCGGGCGGCGGCGTCGGCGGGCGACCACGCGCGCGCGAAAGCGGTGCTCCGGGATGCGTTGGCGCGGTGGCAAGGACGCCCGTTGCAGGATGTGGAAAGCATGTGGGCGGACCACCTGCGTTACCAGATGGACACCTTCGACCGGCTCACCGCGCACTACGCGTTGGTGGAAAGCCTGAACGCGCTCGGCGAGCACGTCGAGGCGATGGGCGAAGCGGGCAGGCTCGCGCAGGAGCACGAACTCGACGAGGTGCTCGCGAGGCTGTACATGCGCTCCCTGGAGGGGCAGGGCAAGTACGCCGCGGCGCTGGAGTACCACGAGCGGTTCTGCGAGCGCCTGTTCGAGGCCACGGGCGCCGAGCAGGGTCCGGAGCTGCGCGCGGTGTACCAGAGCATCGTCGGCAAGCAGGCGGGCACCGCGACCACGTCCACCAAACCGCACCAGGTCCCGCCGCGCCAGCTGCCCCGCAGGGCCAGGACCTTCATCGGCCGGGAGGACCTGCTCGCCGCGCTGGACGCGTTGCTCGACGGGCCGGACGGCGGGCGCGGGCAAGTCGTCGCGCTGCACGGGATGCCGGGCGTCGGCAAGACCGGACTGGCCATCCACTGGGGACGGACGAGGGCCGACCGCTTCCCGGACGGCCAGCTGTTCCTCGACCTGCGCGGCTTCGGCCGCGGCACCGCGATGACCGCCGAGGACGCGTCCGGTGTGCTGCTGGCCTCGCTCGGCGTGACGCACATCCCGACGACGGGCGCCGAACGCGCCGCCGCGCTGCACCGCGCGCTCGGCGACCGCAAAGTGCTGCTGGTGCTGGACGACGCCCGGCACAGCCCCCAGGTGCGCCCGCTGCTGGGCGCCGCGACGAACTGCTTCACCATCGTGACGAGCCGGACCCGCCCGTGGGGACTGGGTCTGCACGACGACGTCCACCTCCTCGCCGTGCCACCGCTGTCGTTCGACGAGTCGATCGAGCTGCTGCGCCGCAAGATCGGCGCGAGCCGGACCGACGCCGAGCCCTCCGCCCTGTGGGCGCTGGCCTCCCGGCTCGACGGCCACCCGATGGCGGTCAAGATCATCGCCCAGCACGTGGCGAACCGGCCGCAGGTGCCGATCGGCTTCCTCGTCGAGGAGTACGCGACGCAGGAGGGGTTGGGGATACTGGGCTCGCTGGACGACAGCGACGACGACAGCGCCAGCCTGGCGTTCGCCTTCGGCGTGTCCTACCGGGACCTGCCGACCGAGACCGCGCGGGTCTTCCGGCTGCTGGGCCTGCACCCGACGGCCGAGTTCTCCTCGGCGGCGGCGAGCGCCCTGACCGAGCGCCCGGAGCACGACGTCGTCGTCCACCTGCGCACGCTCACCAAGGCGAACCTCCTCCAGTACACGACCCACGGGCGCTTCCGCCTGCACGACCTGTTGCACGACTACGCCCTGGACCGGGTCCGCACCGAGGAGTCGGCCCACCAGCGGCAAGCGGCCCTCAGCGGACTGCTGACCTGGCAGCTCGCCGGCGCGATCGGCCTGGAACGCGCCCTGAACGCGCACGACGACCCCGTGCCGCTGCTGCCGGGCATGACCCTCGACGCGGTGCCCCGCTTCGCCGACGAGAACGACGCACTGGCGTGGTTCTCGACCGAACGGGCCAACCTCGTCGCCGCCGTGCCCCACGCGTTCCGCCACGGCTTCGCCGGGCACGCCTGGCGGATCGCGGCGAACATCGACCGCGCCCTGGACCGCACCGGGGCCTACCGCGACCTGGCCGCCGTCGAACGGGTCGCGGCGGACGCGGCGCGTTCGACCGGGGACCTGGAGGGCCAGTGCGGCAGCCTGCTGAACCTGGGCACCGCCCACTACCGGCTCGGCGAGTACGACGAGGCGGTCCAGCACACGCAGGAGGCGCTCTCCATCGCACAGCGCACGGAGAACGTCGAGTTCACCGAGATCGCCGTGCACAACCTGGCCAGCGCGCACCGCGAGCGCGGTGACGTCCGGGTCGCGCTGTCGCTGTACGAGTCGGCGCTGGAACTGCACCGCGCGACCGGCCAGCGGAGCCTGGAAGCCTCCACACTGGACCAGATGGCCGCCGCCTACCAGCGGCTGGACCGGGTCGACGAGGCCGTGGAGCTGTACCGCGGGGCGTTGGCCCTGCGCCGGACCATCAAGCACCGCCACGGCGAGGGCACCACCCTGACCGCGCTCGGCAAGCTCCACCACCAGCGCCGCGAGCTGGACGACGCCCTCCGGTGCCTGGAAGCCGCGCTCGAGATCAACCTGTCCACCGGTGAACGGGCACGCACCGTCGAGGCCCTGGTGGCGCTCGCCCGCGTCCACTACGACCGCAAGGCCCACGACAGGACCATCGAACTCTGCCGCCGCGCGCTGGAACTGTCGACCGACCTGGACGTCACCCGCGAAAGGGCACAGGCGCTTTTCCTGCTCGGCCACGCGCACGCCGTGATCGGCGACCAGGCGGAGGCGGAACGGCGATGGAGGGAAGCCGCGCCATTGCTCGCCGACTCGGACCTCACCGAGAAAATGCACACCGAGCTCGGCGCGCCGGAATTCATGCGAAACCGACCGGACGCCATTCCGGATCCACGCAGCCACCTATCGCCGCGCAACTCAAATAAGCCCGTCCGCGACGACAGGCACAGCAACGTAAAAGGTACTCCATTCGACCAGGGAAAGAAAAGTCACCCGATCGAGTGA
- a CDS encoding GNAT family N-acetyltransferase, translating into MSSSSPVAVPDLTTGRLVLRSWAAVDVDAVVGGGRLPHWADDFPAEGDRVVAGLFGEHPEWLDEYGHRVMVERDSGLVVGAIGLFWPPVDGVVEIGYGVVPSRRGRGYATEATRALTDFAFTAPGVRAVGAEVESSNPASVRVLEGAGFRLLEAVAGQGTARYGIVR; encoded by the coding sequence GTGTCTTCTTCTTCCCCTGTCGCCGTCCCGGACCTGACCACCGGACGGCTGGTGCTGCGGTCGTGGGCCGCGGTCGACGTCGACGCCGTCGTGGGCGGTGGTCGGCTGCCGCACTGGGCGGACGACTTCCCCGCCGAGGGTGACCGGGTCGTCGCCGGGCTGTTCGGCGAGCACCCCGAGTGGCTGGACGAGTACGGCCACCGGGTGATGGTCGAGCGGGACAGCGGTCTGGTGGTCGGTGCGATCGGGTTGTTCTGGCCGCCGGTCGACGGCGTCGTGGAGATCGGGTACGGCGTCGTGCCGTCGCGGCGGGGTCGCGGGTACGCCACCGAGGCCACGCGCGCGTTGACCGACTTCGCGTTCACCGCGCCCGGTGTCCGGGCGGTCGGCGCCGAGGTGGAGTCGTCGAACCCCGCCTCGGTCCGCGTCCTGGAGGGGGCCGGTTTCCGGCTGCTGGAGGCCGTCGCCGGGCAGGGCACCGCCCGGTACGGCATCGTGCGGTAG
- the argG gene encoding argininosuccinate synthase, producing MSKVLTYLPAGEHVGIAFSGGLDTSVAVAWMREKGAVPCTYTADIGQYDEPDIASVPSRAAVYGAEIARLVDCRAALVEEGLAALACGAFHIRSGGRAYFNTTPLGRAVTGTMLVRAMLDDDVQIWGDGSTYKGNDIERFYRYGLLANPSLRIYKPWLDAAFVGELGGRTEMSEWLQARGLPYRSSTEKAYSTDANIWGATHEAKALEHLDTGIEIVDPIMGVRFWDPEVEIATEDVTIGFDQGRPVTINGKEFSSAVDLVLEANAIGGRHGMGMSDQIENRVIEAKSRGIYEAPGMALLHAAYERLVNAIHNEDTLASYHNEGRKLGRLLYEGRWLDPQALMVREALQRWVGTAVTGEVTLRLRRGEDYSLLDTSGPAFSYHPDKLSMERTEDSAFGPVDRIGQLTMRNLDIADSRAKLEQYAGLGMVGSQSPLIGVAQVAPTELIGAMPEGGAEVIASRGKVADDELLDHAALEAGND from the coding sequence GTGTCCAAGGTGCTCACTTACCTCCCCGCCGGCGAACACGTCGGCATCGCGTTCTCCGGTGGTCTCGATACGTCCGTGGCGGTCGCCTGGATGCGGGAGAAGGGCGCGGTGCCGTGCACGTACACCGCGGACATCGGTCAGTACGACGAACCCGACATCGCCTCGGTGCCGAGCCGCGCCGCGGTGTACGGCGCCGAGATCGCCCGACTGGTCGACTGCCGGGCGGCCCTGGTCGAGGAAGGGCTCGCGGCGCTGGCCTGCGGTGCGTTCCACATCAGGTCCGGCGGTCGCGCCTACTTCAACACCACGCCGCTCGGACGGGCCGTGACGGGCACCATGCTGGTGCGCGCCATGCTCGACGACGACGTCCAGATCTGGGGCGACGGCTCCACCTACAAGGGCAACGACATCGAGCGGTTCTACCGCTACGGCCTGCTCGCCAACCCGTCCCTGCGGATCTACAAGCCGTGGCTGGACGCCGCGTTCGTCGGCGAGCTCGGCGGTCGCACGGAGATGTCCGAGTGGTTGCAGGCGCGGGGCCTGCCGTACCGGTCGAGCACGGAGAAGGCGTACTCGACGGACGCGAACATCTGGGGCGCGACGCACGAGGCCAAGGCGCTCGAACACCTCGACACGGGCATCGAGATCGTCGACCCGATCATGGGCGTGCGGTTCTGGGACCCCGAGGTCGAGATCGCCACCGAGGACGTCACGATCGGCTTCGACCAGGGCCGGCCGGTGACGATCAACGGCAAGGAGTTCTCCTCCGCGGTCGACCTGGTGCTGGAGGCCAACGCCATCGGCGGCCGGCACGGCATGGGCATGTCCGACCAGATCGAGAACCGGGTCATCGAGGCCAAGAGCCGCGGCATCTACGAGGCGCCGGGCATGGCGCTGCTGCACGCGGCCTACGAGCGGCTGGTCAACGCGATCCACAACGAGGACACCCTCGCCTCCTACCACAACGAGGGCCGCAAGCTGGGCCGGCTGCTGTACGAGGGCCGCTGGCTGGACCCGCAGGCGCTGATGGTGCGCGAGGCGTTGCAGCGGTGGGTCGGCACGGCGGTCACCGGCGAGGTGACGCTGCGCCTGCGGCGCGGTGAGGACTACTCCCTCCTGGACACCTCCGGGCCCGCGTTCAGCTACCACCCGGACAAGCTGTCCATGGAGCGGACCGAGGACTCGGCGTTCGGGCCGGTCGACCGCATCGGCCAGCTGACCATGCGCAACCTCGACATCGCCGACTCGCGCGCCAAGCTGGAGCAGTACGCCGGGCTCGGCATGGTCGGCAGCCAGTCGCCGCTGATCGGCGTGGCGCAGGTGGCGCCGACCGAGCTGATCGGCGCGATGCCCGAGGGCGGCGCCGAGGTCATCGCCTCCCGCGGCAAGGTCGCCGACGACGAGCTGCTCGACCACGCGGCGCTCGAAGCCGGCAACGACTGA
- a CDS encoding bile acid:sodium symporter family protein, which translates to MNNSTVLLLFPITVAVIMLGLGLTLTVADFRRVVKYPRAMVVCLVCQMVVLPAICLGLVVAFGLRPELAIGMMLLAASPGGSTASLYSHLFKGDVALNISLTAVNSVLAMFTLPLIVNLSVAGFIGADSSIGLQVDKVLQVFMMVLIPIAVGMVVRAKFSAFAIRMERPVKILSVVVLIMMIASVIAGLGSEVFAILGEIIVVVVLFNLIGMAIGYFGPRLLKVGPRESTASAFEIGLHNGPLAIGIAMSPSLLNNTVMAMPPVTYGFVMFFTALVFGLVVARRTSAPNTEREVTTSGT; encoded by the coding sequence ATGAACAACTCCACGGTACTCCTCCTCTTTCCCATCACCGTGGCCGTCATCATGCTCGGCCTCGGCCTCACGCTCACGGTGGCGGACTTCCGCCGGGTGGTGAAGTACCCGCGGGCGATGGTGGTCTGCCTGGTCTGCCAGATGGTGGTGCTGCCCGCGATCTGCCTCGGGCTGGTCGTCGCGTTCGGCCTGCGGCCCGAGCTGGCCATCGGCATGATGCTGCTCGCGGCCTCGCCGGGCGGCAGCACGGCCAGCCTCTACAGCCACCTGTTCAAGGGCGACGTGGCGCTCAACATCTCGTTGACGGCGGTCAACTCGGTGCTGGCGATGTTCACCCTGCCGCTGATCGTGAACCTGTCGGTCGCGGGCTTCATCGGCGCGGACAGCTCGATCGGCCTCCAGGTGGACAAGGTCCTCCAGGTGTTCATGATGGTGCTGATCCCGATCGCCGTCGGCATGGTGGTGCGCGCGAAGTTCAGCGCCTTCGCCATCCGCATGGAACGCCCGGTCAAGATCCTCTCGGTCGTGGTGCTGATCATGATGATCGCCAGCGTGATCGCCGGTCTCGGCTCGGAGGTCTTCGCCATCCTCGGCGAGATCATCGTGGTGGTCGTGCTGTTCAACCTGATCGGCATGGCGATCGGGTACTTCGGCCCGCGCCTGCTGAAGGTCGGCCCGCGGGAGTCGACCGCCTCGGCGTTCGAGATCGGCCTGCACAACGGCCCGTTGGCGATCGGCATCGCGATGAGCCCGTCGCTGCTCAACAACACGGTGATGGCGATGCCGCCGGTGACCTACGGGTTCGTCATGTTCTTCACCGCCTTGGTCTTCGGCCTCGTCGTGGCCCGCCGCACGTCCGCCCCGAACACCGAGCGGGAGGTGACGACGAGCGGGACGTGA